One part of the Phacochoerus africanus isolate WHEZ1 chromosome 7, ROS_Pafr_v1, whole genome shotgun sequence genome encodes these proteins:
- the LOC125131600 gene encoding LOW QUALITY PROTEIN: taste receptor type 2 member 7-like (The sequence of the model RefSeq protein was modified relative to this genomic sequence to represent the inferred CDS: inserted 1 base in 1 codon) → MASTLENILMIIYAVIFLVGILGNGFILLVNCIDWIKNRRFSLMDCILTCLAISRIFMLCIIILSIGLHVISVTIWCNNDLLISLENLWIGSNYFCTVCTTCLSVFYFLRTANFSNFLFLWMXWRIHKVLLISVLGAALSFGLSLLFKDMVVKILLKNQIDSESNVTLYFSERKHILTSHFFLGTMFIIPFVVSLTSFVLLILSLWSHLRHMKSTVSRDTSTEAHVRAMKSMISFLLLFILYYASNILLMWGYGMQDNFVVKIFSNVLLFFYPSGHPFLMILWNSKLKQASLRILRKLNCSMNPRKPTLP, encoded by the exons ATGGCAAGCACATTGGAGAATATACTTATGATTATTTATGCTGTAATATTCCTAGTGGGGATTTTGGGAAATGGATTCATTTTACTGGTTAATTGTATTGATTGGATCAAGAACAGGAGGTTCTCCCTGATGGACTGTATTCTCACCTGCTTGGCTATTTCCAGAATATTTATGCTGTGCATAATAATTTTGAGTATAGGCTTACATGTAATCTCTGTGACAATATGGTGCAATAATGATCTACTGATAAGTTTGGAAAACCTCTGGATAGGATCCAATTATTTCTGCACAGTCTGCACCACCTGCCTCAGTGTCTTCTATTTCCTCAGAACAGCCaacttttctaatttccttttcctctgga AATGGAGAATTCACAAAGTGCTTCTCATTAGTGTTCTGGGGGCAGCCCTCTCCTTTGGCTTGAGCCTTCTTTTTAAGGATATGGTAGTAAAGATCCTGCTCAAAAATCAAATAGACTCTGAGAGCAATGTGACATTGtacttttcagaaagaaaacatatattaACTTCACATTTTTTCCTTGGCACAATGTTCATCATCCCCTTTGTAGTGTCCCTGACCTCCTTTGTCCTTTTAATCCTCTCCTTATGGAGTCACCTCAGGCACATGAAGAGCACCGTGTCCAGGGATACTAGCACAGAGGCCCATGTGAGAGCCATGAAGTCTATGATCTCATTCCTTCTCCTCTTCATTCTGTACTATGCAAGcaatattttgttaatgtggggcTATGGCATGCAAGACAATTTTGTggtaaaaatcttttcaaatgtgcTATTATTTTTCTATCCATCTGGCCATCCATTTCTTATGATTTTATGGAACAGCAAATTGAAACAGGCTTCTCTCCGTATCTTGAGGAAACTGAACTGTTCCATGAATCCAAGAAAACCTACACTTCCGTAA